In Bacteriovorax stolpii, a single genomic region encodes these proteins:
- a CDS encoding MGMT family protein has product MDSRTDFTKNVIKMIKAIPEGKVATYALIAKLAGKPQGSRGVGWILHSSTHGHSLPWQRVIKSGGKLSFPDMSPEYLRQKRLLELEGVEFTNGKVDLRIYLWDKKPKNSSHFRPKPKKKKTR; this is encoded by the coding sequence ATGGATTCTCGCACTGACTTCACTAAAAATGTTATAAAAATGATCAAGGCCATTCCTGAGGGAAAGGTCGCAACTTATGCCTTAATCGCCAAGCTTGCGGGAAAACCTCAAGGCTCGCGAGGTGTCGGCTGGATTCTTCATTCAAGCACTCACGGCCATAGTCTTCCCTGGCAACGAGTGATCAAGTCTGGTGGAAAACTTTCATTCCCGGACATGAGTCCTGAGTACTTAAGACAAAAAAGACTACTGGAACTTGAAGGCGTAGAATTCACTAATGGCAAAGTCGATTTAAGGATTTATCTTTGGGATAAAAAACCAAAAAACTCTAGCCACTTTAGACCTAAACCCAAAAAGAAAAAAACGCGATGA
- a CDS encoding pirin family protein — protein sequence MITLRKANERGNAEHGWLHSNHTFSFAGYYDPKHMGYSALRVINEDRIDGGTGFDTHGHRDMEIISYVIDGALEHRDSMGTKAIIMPGEVQRMSAGTGVRHSEYNHLQDKQTHFLQIWILPEKAGVEPGYAQKSFANDFGCSDMVLVASKNGRNGSITINQDVDMYVVKAQDVGEKIFKTYPHRHTWVQVIKGEVRVEGATLTNGDGAAIDNVDVMKLEWSKDSEFIVFDLP from the coding sequence ATGATCACACTAAGAAAAGCAAACGAAAGAGGAAACGCAGAACACGGATGGCTTCACTCAAACCACACATTTTCATTTGCTGGTTACTACGATCCAAAACACATGGGTTATAGCGCTCTAAGAGTTATTAACGAAGACCGCATCGATGGCGGAACAGGGTTTGATACTCACGGGCACAGAGATATGGAAATCATTTCGTACGTCATTGATGGTGCCCTTGAACATAGAGACTCAATGGGAACTAAAGCAATCATTATGCCAGGTGAAGTGCAAAGAATGAGTGCTGGTACTGGTGTAAGACACTCTGAGTATAACCATTTACAAGATAAACAGACTCACTTCCTACAAATCTGGATTCTTCCTGAAAAAGCAGGAGTAGAGCCTGGGTATGCACAAAAATCTTTTGCGAATGACTTTGGTTGTAGCGATATGGTTTTAGTCGCTTCTAAAAATGGAAGAAATGGCTCAATCACCATTAACCAAGATGTAGATATGTACGTGGTTAAGGCCCAGGATGTAGGTGAGAAGATTTTTAAAACTTACCCTCACCGCCACACATGGGTGCAGGTGATTAAAGGAGAGGTGAGAGTCGAAGGGGCAACTTTAACAAATGGAGACGGAGCAGCGATCGATAACGTAGATGTGATGAAGCTTGAATGGTCTAAAGACTCAGAGTTCATCGTCTTCGATCTTCCGTAA
- a CDS encoding methyltransferase domain-containing protein, translating to MNDIKGNWNPDQYDKFKNERTQPFIDLMSFIRPQEFERAVDLGCGTGELTHLFHQTFRPKVTLGIDSSREMLQKTQIHSAPGLTFIQDNIETWKPSEKVDLIISNAALQWCSNHSELFKSLYQSLLTGGQLAVQMPMNHDYPTHALAYDMSFEPKWNQRLNGKGYTKYDLFSVEEYAALLYRLGFREQTVVLKVYPHVLGSREEVLEWVKGSMLSFFRQNLTEEHYQEFLQEFRERLFKRLPDDKPFFYPFKRLHLWARV from the coding sequence ATGAATGACATCAAAGGAAACTGGAACCCGGATCAATACGATAAATTTAAGAATGAAAGGACTCAGCCTTTTATAGATTTAATGAGTTTTATTCGGCCACAGGAATTTGAAAGAGCAGTGGATTTAGGTTGTGGAACGGGAGAGTTGACTCATTTGTTTCACCAAACTTTTAGGCCCAAGGTTACCTTAGGGATTGATTCCTCTAGGGAAATGTTGCAAAAAACACAGATTCACTCTGCGCCGGGGCTGACATTTATTCAAGACAATATTGAGACCTGGAAGCCTAGCGAGAAAGTAGATCTGATTATTTCCAACGCCGCTCTTCAATGGTGCTCAAATCACTCGGAGCTTTTTAAGAGTCTTTATCAATCGCTTTTAACTGGAGGACAACTCGCGGTTCAGATGCCGATGAATCACGATTATCCTACGCATGCGCTGGCCTACGATATGAGTTTTGAACCAAAGTGGAACCAGCGTTTAAATGGAAAAGGCTACACGAAGTACGACCTATTTTCGGTGGAAGAGTATGCAGCTTTACTTTACCGTCTGGGCTTTAGAGAACAAACAGTCGTTTTAAAAGTGTATCCCCATGTGCTTGGCTCGCGCGAAGAAGTTCTTGAGTGGGTAAAGGGCTCGATGCTTTCGTTCTTTAGGCAAAACCTCACAGAGGAGCATTACCAGGAGTTTTTACAGGAGTTTAGAGAGCGCCTCTTTAAGCGTCTTCCCGATGATAAACCGTTTTTTTACCCCTTTAAGCGCCTGCATTTATGGGCGAGGGTCTAA
- a CDS encoding LysR family transcriptional regulator produces MNLEQLETVLAIIDKGSFRAAAEHLHRSQPALSASIKNLEEEFGIQIFDRSEYRPKLTEVGSVFINSARKTLEASYETAKIAKELGQNKAETKLKVALDPLVPIEAIEIIAHECSRPVIPVVLIMEKTVLNGSHSLVIEGKVDLALAPCPFDEERIEKITIETVSLVGAVSRKLLQEKRKPDAEFLRTHPQIFVYNKDTDERKDELTPDPLYDGGGPKIYVPDHSTKLRLISNGLGWGRISQSEFEQEKDLVLIDKKICRPYELELCLMKPKLRPIGPIARRIWAIFEKKHRLQNK; encoded by the coding sequence ATGAACTTAGAGCAACTTGAAACCGTATTGGCCATTATTGATAAAGGAAGCTTTAGGGCAGCCGCCGAGCACTTGCACCGCTCACAACCTGCTTTGAGTGCCAGTATTAAAAACCTGGAAGAAGAATTTGGAATTCAAATTTTTGATCGTAGTGAGTACAGGCCCAAACTCACTGAAGTCGGTTCAGTCTTTATCAACTCTGCCAGAAAAACATTAGAAGCGTCTTACGAAACAGCAAAGATCGCTAAGGAGCTTGGACAAAATAAAGCAGAGACAAAACTAAAAGTCGCACTCGATCCTCTCGTTCCTATTGAGGCCATTGAAATTATCGCCCATGAATGTTCGCGCCCAGTGATCCCTGTCGTTCTCATTATGGAAAAAACAGTTCTCAATGGAAGTCATAGCCTGGTGATCGAAGGAAAAGTCGATCTTGCGCTGGCCCCTTGCCCTTTTGATGAAGAGAGAATTGAAAAGATAACGATTGAAACAGTCTCTCTCGTTGGAGCTGTCTCGAGAAAATTGCTTCAGGAAAAAAGAAAACCTGATGCTGAATTTTTAAGAACTCATCCTCAGATCTTTGTTTACAACAAAGACACCGATGAAAGAAAAGATGAACTCACGCCCGATCCTTTATATGATGGTGGTGGCCCTAAAATCTATGTGCCCGATCACTCGACCAAGCTTCGCTTAATTAGCAATGGCTTAGGCTGGGGTCGCATTTCTCAAAGCGAATTCGAACAAGAAAAGGATTTAGTCTTAATTGATAAAAAAATCTGCAGACCTTATGAATTAGAACTTTGTTTAATGAAGCCAAAACTTCGCCCTATTGGACCTATTGCCAGAAGGATTTGGGCAATCTTTGAGAAAAAGCACCGACTTCAAAATAAATAA
- a CDS encoding S1 family peptidase: protein MKLMVIGLSALFLLSCGVKNDASHTQIKKASVINGVRVKDGEAIASSIVAVYDVKANYICTGSLIAPNVVLTAAHCKPDRISNLKVVFATDVDSVMNSLEPDVKAEYILQATDFKAHSSYDPNNETIEVDVGDIALVKFKGAIPAGFKPATFLKDESLLKIGNTVTVAGFGVNYVDISKEINPKKVKDEDIEYGEVYCEDDMRGNHVKCFKVEMEGDGILRQGEAPISFIHQTEVRLNEKKAGTCSGDSGGPAYIKKDGELFLFGVTSRGSALCNEVGVYTNALYYMPWINDTMKILN, encoded by the coding sequence ATGAAACTAATGGTTATTGGTCTTAGTGCGTTATTTCTACTTTCTTGTGGCGTAAAAAACGATGCCTCTCATACTCAAATTAAAAAGGCCTCTGTCATCAACGGTGTTCGTGTAAAAGACGGTGAAGCTATCGCTTCAAGCATTGTTGCTGTTTACGATGTAAAGGCCAACTACATCTGTACAGGTTCATTAATCGCTCCAAACGTTGTTCTAACTGCTGCTCACTGTAAGCCTGATAGAATTTCTAATCTTAAAGTTGTTTTCGCAACAGACGTCGACTCAGTCATGAATTCACTTGAACCGGATGTAAAAGCTGAATACATTCTTCAAGCAACAGATTTTAAAGCTCACTCAAGCTACGATCCAAACAATGAAACAATTGAAGTGGATGTTGGCGATATCGCCCTGGTTAAATTCAAAGGGGCAATCCCTGCTGGATTTAAACCTGCTACATTCTTAAAAGATGAATCGCTCCTAAAAATCGGCAACACTGTAACTGTCGCTGGTTTTGGTGTGAACTATGTCGACATCTCTAAAGAAATCAACCCGAAAAAAGTAAAAGACGAAGATATCGAATACGGCGAAGTTTACTGTGAAGACGACATGAGAGGAAATCATGTGAAGTGCTTTAAAGTTGAAATGGAAGGAGACGGTATTTTAAGACAAGGTGAAGCCCCTATTTCATTTATTCATCAAACAGAAGTTAGACTCAATGAAAAGAAGGCCGGAACTTGTAGCGGGGACTCTGGTGGTCCGGCCTATATTAAGAAGGATGGCGAGCTATTCCTCTTTGGGGTCACAAGCAGAGGCTCAGCTCTTTGTAACGAAGTTGGTGTTTACACCAATGCTCTTTATTACATGCCGTGGATCAACGACACGATGAAGATTCTTAATTAA
- a CDS encoding DnaA ATPase domain-containing protein: MTSNRATGRKLQILSAAAEDPQQLDLLSFISEFALPEIEAKAKVKDVKVPKPVLNPPKVTTPVYFHGNVSSEKSFSRFCVGKSNQFAFEAIKRFIQNERNDFGMIFLKADSGLGKTHLLHACANEMVRLKKSFYFSSALTLPPDVSGKNVEALFIDDIEDLEGKSELQKSFCQLIDYVQAKKIKMIIAGSKLPKNLMNCEERLKRKLSSALIHHIDELDSDLSLEIVGQRCRELELLLPDNVKRLVSEQTGTNIYGIESLLYKLKSSEEIKGQKITMEMALEEIKDKKAIGQSCDFDFILDSVGESFGVSRKELLSGKRTMAIAEARHVAMYVLKEKMQLSLMKVGELFNRDHTSVIYAVARIKKQLNDDPKIRMKIESLVSTPA; encoded by the coding sequence ATGACTTCAAATAGAGCGACAGGAAGAAAACTACAGATATTATCAGCAGCAGCGGAAGATCCACAGCAGCTCGATCTCTTAAGTTTTATTTCTGAGTTTGCCCTTCCAGAGATTGAGGCGAAGGCAAAGGTGAAGGACGTTAAAGTGCCTAAACCTGTCCTAAACCCTCCCAAAGTCACAACCCCCGTTTATTTTCATGGCAATGTTAGCAGTGAAAAGAGCTTCTCACGCTTTTGTGTAGGGAAGTCCAATCAGTTTGCTTTCGAGGCCATTAAAAGATTTATTCAAAATGAACGAAATGATTTTGGGATGATTTTTCTTAAGGCCGATAGTGGATTGGGGAAAACGCATCTTTTGCACGCCTGTGCAAACGAGATGGTAAGGCTCAAGAAATCTTTTTATTTTAGCTCCGCCCTCACACTGCCCCCAGATGTTTCTGGAAAAAATGTCGAGGCGCTTTTTATCGATGATATCGAAGACCTGGAAGGGAAGTCTGAGCTACAGAAGTCTTTTTGCCAGTTAATTGACTATGTTCAGGCAAAAAAGATCAAAATGATCATTGCCGGGTCGAAACTGCCTAAGAATTTAATGAACTGTGAAGAACGCTTAAAAAGAAAGCTTTCATCAGCACTGATTCACCATATTGATGAACTTGATAGTGATCTGTCTCTAGAAATTGTTGGGCAGAGATGCCGAGAACTAGAGCTTCTGCTTCCTGATAATGTAAAAAGACTCGTCTCTGAGCAAACAGGCACTAATATTTATGGGATTGAAAGCTTGCTTTATAAGTTGAAGAGCTCTGAAGAGATTAAAGGGCAAAAGATCACAATGGAGATGGCCTTAGAAGAAATCAAGGATAAGAAAGCTATTGGGCAGTCTTGCGATTTTGATTTCATTCTGGATTCAGTAGGGGAGAGTTTTGGTGTTAGTCGCAAAGAATTGCTCTCTGGAAAGAGGACAATGGCGATTGCAGAGGCCCGCCATGTGGCCATGTATGTTTTAAAAGAAAAAATGCAATTAAGCCTGATGAAGGTTGGAGAGCTTTTCAATCGAGATCACACGTCGGTGATTTATGCTGTTGCTAGAATCAAAAAACAATTGAACGATGATCCTAAGATCAGGATGAAGATTGAAAGTTTGGTTTCAACTCCCGCTTAG
- a CDS encoding class I SAM-dependent methyltransferase yields the protein MKIETMEINDVTDTALWVAAYRAEESARKDALFKDPYASLLLGEAGSKVAIRTQGSRYTSWSVVIRTYIIDKFITDIVKDQNIDTVLNLGAGLDTRPYRLSIPKNLRWIEVDFPKIIDTKEEKLKSVEPLCHLERIKLDLSVEKLREDFLAKVAGESKKVLVITEGVVPYLSNEDAAALASSLHQHPNFCYWITEYYSPEILKFLRTPKRLKQMKNAPFLFYPENWFEFFKGFGWKQKETKYFGIESEKLGRTPPTPGWVKDNPEKSIEDTKEFLGYSILERI from the coding sequence ATGAAAATCGAGACCATGGAAATTAATGATGTCACTGACACTGCCTTGTGGGTGGCCGCTTACCGAGCAGAAGAGTCAGCAAGAAAAGATGCTCTTTTTAAAGACCCCTACGCTTCACTTCTTTTAGGAGAGGCAGGATCAAAAGTAGCTATCAGGACTCAGGGTTCGCGCTACACTTCATGGTCGGTAGTCATTAGGACCTATATCATCGATAAATTCATCACCGATATAGTCAAAGATCAAAACATTGATACCGTTTTAAACCTGGGAGCTGGTCTTGACACCAGACCTTATCGCCTTTCGATCCCAAAAAACTTGCGCTGGATTGAAGTGGATTTCCCTAAAATCATCGACACCAAAGAAGAAAAATTAAAATCGGTTGAACCTCTTTGCCATTTAGAAAGAATAAAACTCGACTTGTCTGTCGAAAAATTGCGCGAAGATTTTTTGGCAAAGGTGGCCGGGGAATCGAAAAAAGTCCTGGTAATAACAGAAGGAGTTGTTCCCTATCTTTCCAATGAAGATGCGGCAGCTCTGGCCTCTTCACTTCATCAGCATCCCAATTTTTGTTACTGGATAACTGAGTATTACTCACCGGAAATTTTAAAATTTTTGAGAACACCAAAAAGGTTAAAGCAGATGAAAAATGCTCCTTTTCTTTTTTATCCGGAAAATTGGTTTGAATTCTTTAAAGGGTTTGGCTGGAAACAAAAAGAGACAAAATACTTTGGGATTGAGTCTGAAAAATTGGGGAGAACACCTCCTACTCCTGGTTGGGTAAAAGACAATCCAGAAAAGAGCATCGAGGATACCAAAGAATTCTTAGGTTATAGTATCCTCGAGCGTATTTAA
- a CDS encoding OsmC family protein yields the protein MITGVRKEDLVAQITARGHEIISGLPATLGGKDEGPTPHEIFEASLSACTILTVQMYAKRKGIKLESANVDVKIVKEGPESVLTREISFVGDLSEEERARLAEIAEKCPIHKLMESQIKIETVIK from the coding sequence ATGATTACAGGTGTGAGAAAAGAAGATTTAGTAGCGCAGATCACGGCAAGAGGACATGAGATCATCTCGGGGCTACCGGCAACTCTGGGTGGGAAGGATGAAGGTCCAACCCCTCATGAAATTTTTGAGGCGTCACTATCGGCCTGCACGATTCTGACGGTACAGATGTATGCCAAGAGAAAGGGGATCAAGCTTGAATCGGCGAATGTCGACGTAAAGATTGTTAAAGAAGGCCCTGAGAGTGTACTGACTCGCGAGATTTCATTTGTTGGTGACTTGAGTGAAGAAGAGAGAGCTCGCCTGGCAGAAATTGCAGAGAAATGTCCGATTCACAAGCTGATGGAGAGTCAGATTAAAATCGAGACAGTGATCAAATAA
- a CDS encoding acyltransferase family protein, which translates to MNAKVNPLPDIPLRLPPILSWLRLLAVLLVFSGHSKTLFGRGHGAIFFMVLSGYTFTRFFIKEWSETGKLKIRRFLSKRLSKLVPALLIVLLINLIIKIWHHHPVDETQFLSVATFTTNYFNALNGHPNNGLAHLWTLSLVMQFYLVWPFLFLLLVNYCRSLKQITIALSLVILAVIAYRSVLLYFGLATNAYIFNSFETRVDCFLIGALFAFNIECSLFQKIRQLAFKYKWSVFMTMVVITFMTSLPLIMRNSVGFDLHAFLIGLFIVQLGALDDLSFGILGHSELLSDITYWFYLLHPWGNTLGDMIKMNPYAQFLFGGTILLMCVTLFCYTLKEARLSSKVSNLFR; encoded by the coding sequence ATGAATGCCAAAGTTAATCCGTTACCTGACATTCCGTTAAGACTTCCACCAATCCTTTCCTGGCTGAGGTTGCTTGCTGTGCTCTTAGTTTTTTCAGGCCACAGTAAAACATTATTCGGTCGAGGGCACGGGGCCATTTTTTTTATGGTTCTCTCTGGTTATACCTTCACACGCTTTTTTATTAAGGAATGGTCTGAGACTGGAAAGTTAAAAATAAGAAGATTTCTTAGCAAAAGATTATCTAAATTAGTTCCGGCCCTTTTAATAGTACTCTTAATCAACCTGATTATAAAAATATGGCACCACCATCCAGTTGATGAAACCCAATTTCTCTCTGTCGCCACTTTCACCACTAATTACTTTAATGCCCTCAATGGCCATCCCAACAATGGACTCGCTCATCTTTGGACGCTTTCTCTAGTCATGCAGTTTTATTTGGTCTGGCCTTTTCTTTTTCTTCTTCTTGTTAATTACTGCCGCTCACTAAAACAAATCACCATCGCACTTTCATTGGTGATTTTAGCTGTTATCGCCTATCGGTCTGTTCTTCTTTATTTTGGTCTGGCCACAAATGCCTATATCTTTAACTCTTTTGAAACAAGAGTGGATTGTTTTCTTATCGGTGCACTCTTTGCCTTTAATATCGAATGCTCCCTCTTCCAAAAAATTCGTCAGCTCGCTTTTAAATATAAATGGAGTGTATTCATGACTATGGTTGTGATTACTTTTATGACGTCATTACCTCTTATCATGCGCAACTCTGTTGGGTTTGACTTGCACGCTTTTTTAATTGGCCTCTTTATAGTTCAGCTTGGGGCCTTAGATGACCTCTCTTTCGGCATCCTCGGGCACTCAGAACTTCTTTCCGATATCACCTACTGGTTCTATCTTTTACATCCTTGGGGAAACACTTTAGGAGACATGATCAAAATGAATCCATACGCCCAATTTTTATTTGGTGGAACTATTTTGCTGATGTGTGTAACACTTTTTTGTTACACTTTAAAGGAAGCTCGACTCTCTTCTAAAGTCTCTAATCTATTCAGATAA